The genomic region TGAAGAACCTGCTTCGTATTGAGGGTAAGTAGGGAAACATACTTCATACTTTGAGTGAGGTAGTAAAGAATTATAGATTTTGATCTGCTTTATAATCAGTAGTCTGAGCCATTAAGATCATTGGGGATAAAAAGAAAGCGAGTAGTATTTGCTTGTGTAAGTGCATAGTGTTGTGATAGATTGAGTTAAATTTCAGTTCATGAATAAGAACAAACAAAATATAGAAACCGTCAGTTGGAAGGTTTGTGGTATGAGAGATCAGAAGAATATTTATGATGTCTTAACATTGGATCCTGACTATATGGGGTTTATTATCTACCCTCCATCTTCGAGGTTTATTGAAAAACAGGACGTTTCTTTTCTTGAAGAAAAATGGCCTGATACTGTAAAAACGAAGAGAGTAGGAGTGTTTGTAAATGAAGATGAGTCAACCATTTTAGCGTATGCAAAGAAGTATCATTTTGATGTAATTCAGCTTCACGGAACTGAACCTCCAAGTCTTTGTGAATCCTTAAAAACAAAAGGGTTTGAAGTTTTTAAAGTCTTTGGAATTAAAGATGAGTTTAATTTTGAAGCCCTAAAGCCTTATGAAGCATATGTAGATTACTTCTTGTTTGATACAAAATCACCTCAACATGGCGGAACTGGGGAGACATTTGATTGGGGAGTTCTAGAACAATATAGTTCAACAAAACCTTTTCTTTTGAGTGGGGGTCTTTCTTTAGAAAATATAAAGAATATCAGAAAGTTAGATCATTTACCTTGCAAAGGAATTGATGTAAATAGTAAATTTGAGACATCACCGGCTTTTAAAGATATAGAGCAATTAAAATCTTTAGCAGAATGGGTGAAATCCATCAATAATAAAAAATAGACAGATGACATATCAGCAACCAGATCAGAATGGCTATTACGGTCAGTTTGGAGGAGCATATATTCCTGAGATGCTTTATCCAAATGTAAAAGAATTAAAGGATAATTATGAGGCGATGATCGCT from Flammeovirga agarivorans harbors:
- a CDS encoding phosphoribosylanthranilate isomerase — translated: MNKNKQNIETVSWKVCGMRDQKNIYDVLTLDPDYMGFIIYPPSSRFIEKQDVSFLEEKWPDTVKTKRVGVFVNEDESTILAYAKKYHFDVIQLHGTEPPSLCESLKTKGFEVFKVFGIKDEFNFEALKPYEAYVDYFLFDTKSPQHGGTGETFDWGVLEQYSSTKPFLLSGGLSLENIKNIRKLDHLPCKGIDVNSKFETSPAFKDIEQLKSLAEWVKSINNKK